The following are encoded together in the Lactuca sativa cultivar Salinas chromosome 1, Lsat_Salinas_v11, whole genome shotgun sequence genome:
- the LOC111889600 gene encoding uncharacterized protein LOC111889600, with amino-acid sequence MDIIDPSILWNLLKEIFDHQKTFILPSTRDQWRTLRFHDFKKVNEYNSTLFRICLQLKYCGQEVTDEDMLEKTYSTCHAANITLMQQHRMQKFTIYSELNACLLVLEQNNDLLMKNHESRPIGSLALPEANASNINGHQNNTCGRRRGHGRGQGHG; translated from the coding sequence ATGGATATTATTGATCCAAGTATTCTCTGGAATCTTTTGAAAGAAATATTTGATCATCAAAAAACATTTATACTTCCCAGTACTAGAGATCAATGGAGAACATTGAGGTTTCATGACTTCAAGAAAGTAAATGAATACAATTCAACTTTGTTCAGAATATGTTTACAACTCAAGTATTGTGGACAAGAAGTTACTGATGAAGATATGTTGGAGAAAACTTACTCCACATGTCATGCAGCAAACATTACCTTGATGCAACAACACCGGATGCAAAAGTTCACAATATATTCTGAACTGAATGCATGTTTGCttgttctagaacaaaacaatgATCTCTTGATGAAAAACCATGAATCTCGTCCAATCGGATCACTAGCACTTCCTGAAGCAAATGCTTCAAATATTAATGGTCATCAAAACAATACATGTGGACGAAGGCGTGGTCATGGTCGAGGACAAGGCCATGGTTAA